One genomic segment of Chelonoidis abingdonii isolate Lonesome George chromosome 16, CheloAbing_2.0, whole genome shotgun sequence includes these proteins:
- the INKA1 gene encoding PAK4-inhibitor INKA1 isoform X1, with protein MRRARLDASLGRLRAEVLCLRAAGDTLRDQMQGMMRTLHELKRVPGPAPQLGLPKPAPAPPGPCWERPAENRASAVSEADSACCLELAEEEECAPPASERSLEFDSGYSEVSGGTWREEGPVLRRNPPPSCQRVHRLSTGGFLRSSPSQVPGRRVRPKSTSDACLEQWRVLEPVDTQDWTVALLSQSRNRQPLVLGDNCFADLVENWMDLPEESTLPRRLAKPHSFLLNLSGNVRRKLASLARPKGATAPQSGPKHLGGRAQGPLFHQSHGDVAKLTTDCTRFAALLNSRSRQPIICNDIIGYI; from the coding sequence TTGTGCCTGCGGGCAGCGGGGGACACGCTGCGGGACCAGATGCAGGGCATGATGCGGACTCTGCATGAGCTGAAGCGGGTGCCAGGCCCAGCTCCACAGCTGGGCCTCCCCAAGCCAGCACCAGCTCCCCCTGGGCCCTGCTGGGAGCGGCCTGCAGAGAACCGGGCATCGGCCGTCTCAGAGGCAGACTCTGCCTGCTGCCTGGAGCTagcggaggaggaggagtgcGCGCCACCCGCTAGTGAGAGGAGCCTGGAGTTCGACTCGGGCTACTCGGAGGTGTCAGGGGGCACATGGCGGGAGGAGGGGCCAGTGCTGCGCAGGAACCCCCCGCCCTCCTGCCAGCGGGTACACAGGCTCTCCACAGGGGGCTTCCTCCGCAGCAGCCCTAGCCAGGTCCCTGGCCGGCGGGTCCGGCCCAAGTCCACCTCAGATGCCTGCCTGGAGCAGTGGCGGGTGCTGGAGCCAGTGGACACGCAGGACTGGACTGTGGCACTGCTCTCACAGAGCCGCAACCGGCAGCCGCTCGTGCTGGGTGATAACTGCTTTGCTGACCTGGTGGAGAACTGGATGGACCTGCCTGAGGAGAGTACACTGCCCCGCCGGCTGGCCAAGCCCCACAGCTTCTTGCTCAACCTCTCGGGCAACGTGCGGCGCAAGCTGGCCAGTCTGGCACGCCCCAAGGGCGCAACCGCCCCCCAGTCTGGCCCCAAGCACCTTGGTGGGCGGGCGCAGGGACCCCTCTTCCACCAGTCACATGGTGACGTTGCCAAGCTCACCACAGACTGCACCCGCTTCGCTGCGCTCCTGAACAGCCGCAGCCGACAGCCAATCATCTGCAACGACATCATCGGCTACATTtag
- the INKA1 gene encoding PAK4-inhibitor INKA1 isoform X2, protein MQGMMRTLHELKRVPGPAPQLGLPKPAPAPPGPCWERPAENRASAVSEADSACCLELAEEEECAPPASERSLEFDSGYSEVSGGTWREEGPVLRRNPPPSCQRVHRLSTGGFLRSSPSQVPGRRVRPKSTSDACLEQWRVLEPVDTQDWTVALLSQSRNRQPLVLGDNCFADLVENWMDLPEESTLPRRLAKPHSFLLNLSGNVRRKLASLARPKGATAPQSGPKHLGGRAQGPLFHQSHGDVAKLTTDCTRFAALLNSRSRQPIICNDIIGYI, encoded by the coding sequence ATGCAGGGCATGATGCGGACTCTGCATGAGCTGAAGCGGGTGCCAGGCCCAGCTCCACAGCTGGGCCTCCCCAAGCCAGCACCAGCTCCCCCTGGGCCCTGCTGGGAGCGGCCTGCAGAGAACCGGGCATCGGCCGTCTCAGAGGCAGACTCTGCCTGCTGCCTGGAGCTagcggaggaggaggagtgcGCGCCACCCGCTAGTGAGAGGAGCCTGGAGTTCGACTCGGGCTACTCGGAGGTGTCAGGGGGCACATGGCGGGAGGAGGGGCCAGTGCTGCGCAGGAACCCCCCGCCCTCCTGCCAGCGGGTACACAGGCTCTCCACAGGGGGCTTCCTCCGCAGCAGCCCTAGCCAGGTCCCTGGCCGGCGGGTCCGGCCCAAGTCCACCTCAGATGCCTGCCTGGAGCAGTGGCGGGTGCTGGAGCCAGTGGACACGCAGGACTGGACTGTGGCACTGCTCTCACAGAGCCGCAACCGGCAGCCGCTCGTGCTGGGTGATAACTGCTTTGCTGACCTGGTGGAGAACTGGATGGACCTGCCTGAGGAGAGTACACTGCCCCGCCGGCTGGCCAAGCCCCACAGCTTCTTGCTCAACCTCTCGGGCAACGTGCGGCGCAAGCTGGCCAGTCTGGCACGCCCCAAGGGCGCAACCGCCCCCCAGTCTGGCCCCAAGCACCTTGGTGGGCGGGCGCAGGGACCCCTCTTCCACCAGTCACATGGTGACGTTGCCAAGCTCACCACAGACTGCACCCGCTTCGCTGCGCTCCTGAACAGCCGCAGCCGACAGCCAATCATCTGCAACGACATCATCGGCTACATTtag